Below is a window of Brachyspira hampsonii DNA.
CGGAGGTATTTATATATGGGATTATTCTCTAAAAAAATCGAAATAAAAAGTCCGATAAAAGGTAAATTAGTAGATGTTACAGAAGTAAAAGATGAAGCTTTTTCTACAAAAGCACTTGGAGACGGAATGGCTATCATACCAGATGAAGGAAAAGTATACTCGCCTATTGACGGTGAAGTTATAACAATGGTTGATAGTAATCATGCTATAGGTTTGTCTTCAAAAGGAGTAGAAATACTTATACACATTGGAATGGATACTGTAAAATTAGGCGGTAAACATTTTAAAGCACATGTAAAAGAAGGAGATAAAGTTAAAGTCGGAACTTTGCTTATAGAATTTGACAAAGAAGAAGTAGAAAAAGAATATGATATTACTTCTCCTGTTATAATACCTAATTTCTCTGAATTAAAATCATTAACTAAAACAGAACCTAGAAATGTTTTAGAAGGTGATGTCATAATGATTGCTGTTAAATAAAAAAATCATATTTAAGTTATTACTAGAGGAGTAATAAAAAACTCCTCTTTTTATTCTTTATTATCTTTAACATTTTCTTTTAATTTTCTATAAAGAGTGGCTCTTTCAATTCCAAGTATTTTCGCAACTTGAGCCTTATTAAAATTATTATTGCTAAGCAAATGATTAATATACATTCTTTCAAGTTCATCTAATGTAACATCATTTTCAACTACAAAATTGCTGCTGCTATTTTTCAAAGCCCAATCCGGTATATTGCTCTCATCAATTTTTCCGTCTTTACACATAACAACCATAGTTTCTATTGTGTTTCTAAGCTCTCTTACATTTCCTTCCCATTGCAATGAAGATAATATTTTATAAACTTTCTTATCAACTGATTTTATTTCTATAGAATGTACCTTTGAAAACTCTTTTATAAAATTATCTATCAAAAGCGGTATATCTTCCCTTCTCTCTCTAAGAGGAGGCATTTCTATTTTTATAACATTAAGTCTGTAATATAAATCCTCTCTAAACTTACCCTCTTTTATCTCCTCTGATAATTTTTTATTTGTAGCAGCAATTACTCTAATATCAACTTCAATAGGAGTATTAGAACCTACCCTTTCTATAACTCTTTCCTCTAATACCCTCAATAATTTAACTTGTACAATCTGATTAATCTCACCTATTTCATCTAAAAATATAGTGCCTTTATTAGCCGCTTCAAATCTACCGATTTTTCTGTCAATAGCCCCTGTAAAAGAACCCTTTTCATGTCCGAATAATTCGCTTTCCAAAACACCCTCTGAAAGTGCCGCACAGTTTACGGTTATATAAGGCTGTTTAGCTCTGTCTGATATTTTATGAATTGCATTAGCAACTAATTCCTTACCTGTTCCGCTCTCGCCTTCTATCAATACAGTAGCTTTAGTTCTTGCCACCTGCTTTACTGCCTCATAAACTTTTAATATCTTAGGACTATGCCCTATCATACCGTAAAAACTTTCATGATAATCCACTCTGCTTTCAAGAGTTTCATTAGTTTTCTTAATATTTTTACTTTCTAAAGCCCTAGCTATGATAAGAAGCATTTTATCAAGATTAAAAGGCTTTGTCATAAAATCATAAGCACCAAGCCTCATCATCTCAACTGCGGTTTCAACATTTCCATGCCCCGTTAATACTATAACAGGTATATGCTTATCAAAATCTAAAATATCTTTTAAAAATTCTTCTCCTGTTTTTTCAGGCATTTTTAAATCAGTTATAACTAAATCTATACCGCCCTTATAAACAATTTCTATACCCTTCTCACCGTTTTCAGCTGTTACAACTTCATAACCTTCAAATTCTAATGATTTTTTAATACCATCTCTTATATTTTTCTCATCATCTATTACTAATATCTTAGGCATAATTTATAAATCCGTTTTTAAAAATTTTTGATTTTCCTGCTGTAAAGGCAGCTTTATAATAAACTCACTCCCCTTCCCATATTCGCTTTCTATAGTTACATTTCCATTATGTGCTTCTATTATGCGAACTACATTTGTAAGTCCGAGTCCTGTACCATGTCTTTTAGTGGTAAAATAAGGCTCAAATATTTTTCCAAGATCTTCTTCTTTTATTCCAATACCAGTGTCTTTTATGCTTATTACCGCATAATTATCAATAGTTTTAAGCTTTATAAAAATCTCTTTTTTCTTATCATCTGCATTATCACCCATAGCATCTATAGCATTTTGTATTATGTTAATTAAAGACTGCTTTATGTATTTCTCATCTAATTTTAATATGAGATTATCTTTATCAAATTTTATATCAATATTAACATTATTTTTTTCTATTTCATACTTTAAAAAAGCAACTGTAGATAAAATAACTTCATTAATATTCACATCCTCAATATTAATCTCCAATTTTCGTACAGAAAACAAAAATGAATTAATAGTCTCTTCAAGTCTGCCTATCTCTTCTTTAATAATATCAGAATACTCTTTAAAATCCTTATAGCATTGGCATTCATTATCCATATTCTTTTTTATTATCTTATCTATAAGCTGTACATATATAGAAATAGAACCAAGAGGATTTTTTATTTCATGAGCAACTCCTGCGGCAAGTGTTGTAAGAGAAGCTAATTGTTCTGCTCTTTTAAGTTTCTGCGTACTCTCATAAGTTTTAGTTATATCCGATGCTTTTATAAGAGTACCTATAATTCTTCCGCTGTCTCCTATAGGAAGTATATCAATTTGAAGTATTCTTTCATTATCATTATCTTTTAATAATTTAGTTTCGCTGTCATTATTATTGATAAGCTCAAATATAGTTTTTAATATATCATTAGAATTAATATATTTTGAAATAAGTTTACCCTCAGCATTTCTGGGTATTGAAAATAGAAAGCATGCCTTTTTATTAATTCCTTGTATAATAAATCTATTATCTATTGCTATTATACCCTCTTCAAGATTCTCTATAATAACATTCTGAGAATACAAAAGAGTAGATAATCTTTGAATAACATTCTTTTTTTCATTATCAGAAACTTTATCGAAATTCTGCAAAATTTTATCAACAAATTGATTAGTTCTATTCATTTTATAGAGTATATTAAAAATAAAAAAAACTTCAATACTATAAATTAAAATTATGAAGCAAATGACAGTTCTTTAATCAAAGCACTAGGTGCATATATAGATGAATGATTATAATCCGTATCATTGGCAAGCATCTCTACATTGCTCAAAAGCTCTAATATATTGCCTGAAACAATGAAAGGACTTGCCGTATAAGATAATTTACCATTTTCTATTTTTATGCCTTCGGCCTGTAAAGAAAAATCTCCGCTTATAGCATTAACTCCTGCATGAGTTCCTGTCAAAGAATTAACTAATACTCCATTTTGAATTTGAGAAATAAGTTCTTCCTGAGTATTATTGCCATTCTCCAAAATAAAATTATGACATGATATTCCTATTGAAGTTTTAAATCCTCTTGAAGCATGAGAAGTTGTTTTTACTCCGTCTTTCTTAGCGGTATAATTATTGTATAAATAACTATTTAAAACCCCGTTAGTTATTATATTTAAATCCTTAGTTTTAGAGCCTTCTCCGTCAAAATTTGTATTTGCCAAACCTCTCTCATACAAAGGAATATCTTTAATATTTATAATATCGCTTGCTATTTTTTGATTTAATTTACCCTGAAGAAGAGATAGTTTTTTCTGAACTGCCTCAGAAGAAAATAAGCCTAAATAAGAACCTATAATTGTTCTCATAGCTTTATTTGTAAATACAGTTTTATATTTTCCGCTTTCTATAGGTTTTGCAGATAATTTGTTTACTGCATTATCAACTATATTCTTTGCAAAAACATCAATATCAAAAACAGTATTCATTGAATAATAAACATCAAAAAAAGTTTTTACTGTATTGCTTTCCTTCGCTATTACTTCGCCGTAGTATGATATACTGTTTTTCTTCTCTTCTTTACATATACCATTACTATTTATTATACATTTAGTAAAATTATATCTTGCTAATCCTGCAGAAGGAACATTAACAATTCTATTATCTATAGAATATAATTTATCTTCTATAGATAATGAAATTTCTTTAAGTTTATCATTGGATAAATTAACTATATCATTATTAATCATATCATAACTTTTTTCATCTTCATCTTTATCTATAAGTTTATTATATTCTTTTTCAGAATCAGCATACTGCAATGAAGTTTTTGCATTATTAATAAGAGCATCTATATTTATATTAGAACTTATCTTCTCTGTAAAACTTATTCCAACTTTTCCATCTTTAATCAATCTTAATCCTATACCTCCGGATTCGGCATAGGTATATTTGTCTAAATCTTTTTCTCTTACGGAAAACTCTTCTTCTCCGCTTACTGACATATAAATTTCTATTTCATCAATATCTTTTGCCTTATTTTTTATATCATTATATATTTCTTTTATTCTATCCATTCTATTCATAAAACTATTTTCTGACATTTATCTTCCTCCCACAGTAAGCTCTTTAACTTTAATAGCCGGCTGTCCCACAGTAGTAGGCACAGATCCTGAAATACTTCCGCATATACCATCAGCTAATTCTAAATTTGATGAAACAGCTTCTATATTCATAAGAGTTTCGTCTCCTCGTCCTATAAGCGTAGCACCTCTTACGGCTTCAGTAATTTTACCATTCTCTATCAAATAACCTTCAGAAACAGCAAAGTTATAATCTGTTGTAGCAGGATCCACTGAACCGCCGCCCATTTTTTTAGCATAAAGTCCATACTCT
It encodes the following:
- a CDS encoding PTS sugar transporter subunit IIA; the protein is MGLFSKKIEIKSPIKGKLVDVTEVKDEAFSTKALGDGMAIIPDEGKVYSPIDGEVITMVDSNHAIGLSSKGVEILIHIGMDTVKLGGKHFKAHVKEGDKVKVGTLLIEFDKEEVEKEYDITSPVIIPNFSELKSLTKTEPRNVLEGDVIMIAVK
- a CDS encoding sigma-54-dependent transcriptional regulator, producing the protein MPKILVIDDEKNIRDGIKKSLEFEGYEVVTAENGEKGIEIVYKGGIDLVITDLKMPEKTGEEFLKDILDFDKHIPVIVLTGHGNVETAVEMMRLGAYDFMTKPFNLDKMLLIIARALESKNIKKTNETLESRVDYHESFYGMIGHSPKILKVYEAVKQVARTKATVLIEGESGTGKELVANAIHKISDRAKQPYITVNCAALSEGVLESELFGHEKGSFTGAIDRKIGRFEAANKGTIFLDEIGEINQIVQVKLLRVLEERVIERVGSNTPIEVDIRVIAATNKKLSEEIKEGKFREDLYYRLNVIKIEMPPLRERREDIPLLIDNFIKEFSKVHSIEIKSVDKKVYKILSSLQWEGNVRELRNTIETMVVMCKDGKIDESNIPDWALKNSSSNFVVENDVTLDELERMYINHLLSNNNFNKAQVAKILGIERATLYRKLKENVKDNKE
- a CDS encoding two-component system sensor histidine kinase NtrB, whose protein sequence is MNRTNQFVDKILQNFDKVSDNEKKNVIQRLSTLLYSQNVIIENLEEGIIAIDNRFIIQGINKKACFLFSIPRNAEGKLISKYINSNDILKTIFELINNNDSETKLLKDNDNERILQIDILPIGDSGRIIGTLIKASDITKTYESTQKLKRAEQLASLTTLAAGVAHEIKNPLGSISIYVQLIDKIIKKNMDNECQCYKDFKEYSDIIKEEIGRLEETINSFLFSVRKLEINIEDVNINEVILSTVAFLKYEIEKNNVNIDIKFDKDNLILKLDEKYIKQSLINIIQNAIDAMGDNADDKKKEIFIKLKTIDNYAVISIKDTGIGIKEEDLGKIFEPYFTTKRHGTGLGLTNVVRIIEAHNGNVTIESEYGKGSEFIIKLPLQQENQKFLKTDL
- a CDS encoding TldD/PmbA family protein, which gives rise to MSENSFMNRMDRIKEIYNDIKNKAKDIDEIEIYMSVSGEEEFSVREKDLDKYTYAESGGIGLRLIKDGKVGISFTEKISSNINIDALINNAKTSLQYADSEKEYNKLIDKDEDEKSYDMINNDIVNLSNDKLKEISLSIEDKLYSIDNRIVNVPSAGLARYNFTKCIINSNGICKEEKKNSISYYGEVIAKESNTVKTFFDVYYSMNTVFDIDVFAKNIVDNAVNKLSAKPIESGKYKTVFTNKAMRTIIGSYLGLFSSEAVQKKLSLLQGKLNQKIASDIINIKDIPLYERGLANTNFDGEGSKTKDLNIITNGVLNSYLYNNYTAKKDGVKTTSHASRGFKTSIGISCHNFILENGNNTQEELISQIQNGVLVNSLTGTHAGVNAISGDFSLQAEGIKIENGKLSYTASPFIVSGNILELLSNVEMLANDTDYNHSSIYAPSALIKELSFAS